Below is a window of Roseofilum reptotaenium CS-1145 DNA.
CCAAAGTTGCATGGAAAATTAACACGGGAGCGCTGATTTTATTTATTTTGCCAATATTATTAAATTTGTCGAACGGAAATAGGGGTATCCAAGTTACAACCCGCAAGACAGAAATAAACGTATTTTCAGTGACTAAGGTGGCAATGGGCATCTCGGTGGCTAAATCGATAGAGGGGCCACCACCGACGGAACGACCATAGAGAACAATTTGACTGGGGGGAATCTTCAGAGTTTCGGTTAGATAAGTATAGGCCGCGCGAATATCTTGATAGGCACCTCGTTCTGTGGGTTTTCCTTCGCTGGTTCCATAGCCTCGATAGTCGTAGGCAAAGATGTTAAATCCCAGTTGATTCAAGTGTTCGAGAACCGGTTGAATCATCCCCAGATCTTCGGCATTGCCATGGCTATAGAGGAGAGTATAGGTGGCGCTGGGGTTGGGGAGATATTGACCAGTAATGTTGATACCCGGTTCGGAGGTGAGGGTAACGGTCTGGGGTAAGGTTTGATAGGTAGTATCTGGAGGAAGAAAAATTCTACTGTCTGCGATCGCGAAAATGTAGATGCAGAGAATGGTATAAATGGCGATCGCCGATCGCAGCAGACGGAACAGGGAAAATTTCCCAATTAACAGAGTTTTTAACCGTTGAGTCTTCATACTAACAGGGAATTAGGGAATAGGGAATTGGAGATCGCCGCGTCTCCATGTCTGCGCGTCGTGTCCCCCAATTAAATTATTCATTATTTGGTAGCCAGTTTTCATCTAAAGCCTGTTCTAAGGTGAACTTAGGGGAATAGGGAATTAGTCCTTCATCTAACTCGCTGGCTTTGAGAAATAATTTTCTCCCATTTTGATACTGCTTAACAAAAATTTCCTCTAAAAACACATTCAGACTCGGACTACTTTCCAATTCTTCTGCAATTTCAATCCGAAAATTGGTGATTTCTGTATTCCAGCCTCGAAAGCATCGTTCTCGCTCTGCTTCCCAATACTGGATCTTGAGCAGATGTTCGCACAGTCGCATTAAATAGCTAGAAATGCCTCGTTTCTCCCGTTTCCCCAAACTTTCTAACTCCTCAATTAAATGGTCTAGATCGACTCCTTCAAAGTTATGGGAACGCAACTGAATTAACGTTTGCTCTAGCCAAAGATGATAATCCTGGTCGTATAAGGATAGAGTATTCAGCGTCACTTGAGAATTCATCTGTACCCTCTCTAGGGAATTAGGTAATAGGGAATAGGTAATAGAAGAGCGTCTTCATGTCCCCCCACTTACCCATCCCTGTGCCCTTCGACTGTGCTCAGGGCACAGGGTGGGTAATTTTAGATTAACTTAATCGCCCGTAGTCCAAACCATAGGGTCAGGGCTACACCAA
It encodes the following:
- a CDS encoding alpha/beta hydrolase gives rise to the protein MKTQRLKTLLIGKFSLFRLLRSAIAIYTILCIYIFAIADSRIFLPPDTTYQTLPQTVTLTSEPGINITGQYLPNPSATYTLLYSHGNAEDLGMIQPVLEHLNQLGFNIFAYDYRGYGTSEGKPTERGAYQDIRAAYTYLTETLKIPPSQIVLYGRSVGGGPSIDLATEMPIATLVTENTFISVLRVVTWIPLFPFDKFNNIGKINKISAPVLIFHATLDRVITLSHGQKLYQVANGPKMLVPIEGLGHNDWMGRVDLYNQNLQEVSRGQAIPI
- a CDS encoding DUF29 domain-containing protein, giving the protein MNSQVTLNTLSLYDQDYHLWLEQTLIQLRSHNFEGVDLDHLIEELESLGKREKRGISSYLMRLCEHLLKIQYWEAERERCFRGWNTEITNFRIEIAEELESSPSLNVFLEEIFVKQYQNGRKLFLKASELDEGLIPYSPKFTLEQALDENWLPNNE
- the petL gene encoding cytochrome b6-f complex subunit PetL, yielding MSIGGAITYFAFLGGMIGVALTLWFGLRAIKLI